Proteins encoded together in one Gammaproteobacteria bacterium window:
- a CDS encoding ArsC family reductase, protein MKKITLYGIKNCDTVRKARRWLDDNHIHYDFHDFRADGLTKTKVNQWLKEIDQDILINRRGTTWRKLTDEQKSVNSKSAIADLLVEQPAIIKRPVLDNNGKLYIGFKDAEYKELFGK, encoded by the coding sequence ATGAAAAAAATCACCCTCTATGGCATCAAAAATTGTGACACTGTACGTAAGGCGCGACGCTGGTTAGATGACAATCATATTCATTATGACTTTCACGACTTTCGCGCTGATGGTTTAACGAAAACAAAAGTGAATCAATGGCTAAAAGAGATTGACCAGGACATACTGATCAATCGCCGTGGCACCACCTGGCGTAAACTGACCGATGAGCAAAAATCCGTCAACAGTAAATCAGCCATCGCCGATCTATTAGTTGAACAACCGGCCATTATCAAGCGCCCTGTACTGGATAATAACGGCAAACTTTATATTGGTTTTAAAGACGCAGAATACAAAGAACTCTTTGGAAAATAA
- the dapD gene encoding 2,3,4,5-tetrahydropyridine-2,6-dicarboxylate N-succinyltransferase, translated as MNDIKATIEEAFKRRADITPRTVDTHVKEAVTEALAQLNNGSARVAEKINGEWVVNEWLKKAVLLSFRINDNEFVKGGFTNYYDKVDSKFQDMNSRDFRESGVRVVPPATARHGSYIAPGAILMPSYINIGAYVDSGTMVDTWSTVGSCAQIGKNVHLSGGVGIGGVLEPLQASPTIIEDNCFIGARSEVVEGVIVEEGAVISMGVYIGQSTKIFNRMTGEISYGRIPAGAVVVSGSLPSKDGSYSLYCAVIVKQVDAKTRSKVGINELLRDI; from the coding sequence ATGAATGATATTAAAGCCACTATCGAAGAAGCCTTCAAGCGACGTGCCGATATCACACCACGAACGGTCGATACCCACGTTAAAGAAGCCGTCACTGAAGCCTTAGCACAATTAAATAATGGTAGCGCCCGCGTTGCCGAGAAAATCAATGGCGAATGGGTCGTTAACGAATGGCTAAAAAAAGCCGTACTACTTTCTTTCCGCATTAATGATAACGAATTCGTTAAAGGCGGCTTCACTAATTATTACGATAAAGTAGATTCCAAGTTTCAAGACATGAACTCACGCGACTTTCGCGAGTCAGGCGTGCGCGTTGTACCACCCGCCACAGCGCGTCATGGTTCTTATATCGCGCCCGGCGCAATCTTGATGCCATCTTATATTAACATTGGCGCCTATGTTGATAGTGGGACTATGGTTGATACTTGGTCAACCGTTGGTTCCTGTGCACAAATTGGTAAAAACGTTCATCTATCAGGTGGCGTTGGTATTGGCGGCGTATTGGAACCACTGCAAGCCAGCCCAACGATTATTGAAGACAATTGCTTTATTGGTGCACGCTCAGAAGTGGTAGAAGGCGTTATCGTCGAAGAAGGTGCAGTGATTTCTATGGGTGTTTACATTGGTCAAAGCACCAAAATATTTAACCGTATGACCGGTGAAATCAGCTATGGTCGCATTCCCGCAGGCGCGGTTGTCGTATCAGGTAGTCTGCCATCAAAAGACGGCAGCTATAGCCTCTACTGCGCTGTCATCGTAAAACAAGTGGATGCGAAAACTCGCAGCAAAGTGGGCATCAACGAATTATTGCGCGATATCTAA